A window of the Oncorhynchus kisutch isolate 150728-3 linkage group LG12, Okis_V2, whole genome shotgun sequence genome harbors these coding sequences:
- the LOC109900595 gene encoding probable E3 ubiquitin-protein ligase RNF144A-A isoform X3 yields the protein MTTDQSARYRPTWDLALDPLMSCKLCLGDFPREQMTTISQCQCVFCSLCLQQYVELLIKEGLETTISCPDSACPKQGHLLENEIECMVAAGSMQRYRRLQFEREVLLDPCRTWCPSSSCQAVCQLKEGEVALPQLVQCTVCRLEFCSACQASWHKGQACQDNMPIITFLPGETSSFYKSDDEDAPIKCCPKCKVYIERDEGCAQMMCKNCKHAFCWYCLESLDDDFLLIHYDKGPCRNKLGHSRASVIWHRTQCLYRSLSLSFALSR from the exons ATGACGACGGACCAGTCTGCACGGTACCGTCCCACCTGGGACCTGGCCCTGGACCCCCTGATGTCCTGCAAGCTGTGCCTTGGGGACTTCCCCCGTGAGCAGATGACCACCATCAGCCAGTGCCAATGTGTCTTCTGCAGCCTG TGCCTGCAGCAGTATGTTGAACTTCTGATCAAAGAGGGCCTCGAAACCACTATTAGCTGCCCAGACTCTGCCTGCCCAAAACAAGGTCACCTGCTAGAGAATGAG ATTGAATGCATGGTGGCAGCAGGGAGCATGCAGAGGTACAGGAGGCTGCAGTTTGAGAGAG AGGTGCTGCTGGACCCGTGTCGAACCTGGTGCCCGTCCTCGTCATGCCAGGCAGTGTGCCAACTGAAGGAGGGGGAAGTGGCACTACCACAGCTGGTCCAGTGCACGGTGTGCAGGCTGGAGTTCTGCTCAGCCTGCCAGGCCAGCTGGCATAAAGGACAGGCCTGCCAGGACAACATGCCCATCATCACCTTCCTACCCGGGGAGACCAG TTCCTTCTACAAGAGCGACGATGAAGATGCACCCATCAAGTGCTGTCCCAAGTGTAAGGTGTACATCGAGAGGGACGAGGGCTGTGCTCAGATGATGTGCAAGAACTGTAAGCACGCCTTCTGCTGGTACTGTCTGGAGTCTCTGGAC gacgACTTCCTCCTGATCCACTACGATAAAGGGCCATGCAGAAACAAACTGGGCCACTCCAGAGCTTCAGTGATCTGGCACCGGACACAG tgtctctatcgctctctctcgctctctttcgctctctctcgctaG
- the LOC109900595 gene encoding probable E3 ubiquitin-protein ligase RNF144A-A isoform X2 — MTTDQSARYRPTWDLALDPLMSCKLCLGDFPREQMTTISQCQCVFCSLCLQQYVELLIKEGLETTISCPDSACPKQGHLLENEIECMVAAGSMQRYRRLQFEREVLLDPCRTWCPSSSCQAVCQLKEGEVALPQLVQCTVCRLEFCSACQASWHKGQACQDNMPIITFLPGETSSFYKSDDEDAPIKCCPKCKVYIERDEGCAQMMCKNCKHAFCWYCLESLDDDFLLIHYDKGPCRNKLGHSRASVIWHRTQVVGIFAGFGLLLLVASPFLLLATPFVLCCKCKCSKGDDDPLPT; from the exons ATGACGACGGACCAGTCTGCACGGTACCGTCCCACCTGGGACCTGGCCCTGGACCCCCTGATGTCCTGCAAGCTGTGCCTTGGGGACTTCCCCCGTGAGCAGATGACCACCATCAGCCAGTGCCAATGTGTCTTCTGCAGCCTG TGCCTGCAGCAGTATGTTGAACTTCTGATCAAAGAGGGCCTCGAAACCACTATTAGCTGCCCAGACTCTGCCTGCCCAAAACAAGGTCACCTGCTAGAGAATGAG ATTGAATGCATGGTGGCAGCAGGGAGCATGCAGAGGTACAGGAGGCTGCAGTTTGAGAGAG AGGTGCTGCTGGACCCGTGTCGAACCTGGTGCCCGTCCTCGTCATGCCAGGCAGTGTGCCAACTGAAGGAGGGGGAAGTGGCACTACCACAGCTGGTCCAGTGCACGGTGTGCAGGCTGGAGTTCTGCTCAGCCTGCCAGGCCAGCTGGCATAAAGGACAGGCCTGCCAGGACAACATGCCCATCATCACCTTCCTACCCGGGGAGACCAG TTCCTTCTACAAGAGCGACGATGAAGATGCACCCATCAAGTGCTGTCCCAAGTGTAAGGTGTACATCGAGAGGGACGAGGGCTGTGCTCAGATGATGTGCAAGAACTGTAAGCACGCCTTCTGCTGGTACTGTCTGGAGTCTCTGGAC gacgACTTCCTCCTGATCCACTACGATAAAGGGCCATGCAGAAACAAACTGGGCCACTCCAGAGCTTCAGTGATCTGGCACCGGACACAG gtggTGGGGATATTTGCTGGCTTCGGTCTGCTCCTACTGGTGgcttctcccttcctcctcctagCCACACCCTTTGTTCTGTGCTGCAAATGTAAATGCAGTAAAGGAGATGACGATCCTCTGCCTACCTAA